The following coding sequences are from one Arcobacter nitrofigilis DSM 7299 window:
- the accB gene encoding acetyl-CoA carboxylase biotin carboxyl carrier protein, translating to MEFKDIKELIRVFDKSDLNKLKIKDGEFEISMQTGFDGGSIVTTTAPAVQSAPAPVATTTSVTAETAAPIIGDTINSPMIGTFYASPSPESAAFVKVGDTVKAGQTLCILEAMKIMNEVEAEFDCKIVKVLVEDSNPVEYDMPLFVVEKL from the coding sequence ATGGAATTCAAAGATATAAAAGAATTAATTAGAGTTTTTGATAAAAGTGATTTAAATAAATTAAAAATCAAAGATGGAGAATTTGAAATTAGTATGCAAACTGGTTTTGATGGGGGATCTATTGTAACAACTACTGCACCTGCAGTTCAATCAGCACCTGCACCTGTTGCCACAACTACTTCAGTTACTGCTGAAACAGCAGCACCTATTATAGGAGATACAATTAACTCACCAATGATTGGAACTTTTTATGCTTCACCATCTCCTGAATCTGCTGCATTTGTAAAAGTAGGGGATACAGTAAAAGCTGGACAAACTTTATGTATTTTAGAAGCTATGAAAATCATGAATGAAGTTGAAGCAGAATTTGATTGTAAAATTGTGAAAGTATTAGTTGAAGATTCTAATCCAGTAGAATATGATATGCCACTATTTGTTGTAGAAAAATTATAA
- a CDS encoding acetyl-CoA carboxylase biotin carboxylase subunit, producing MAEIKKILIANRGEIVQRAVRTIREMGKKSVAIYSAGDKEASYLKHADEAVCIGGAKSSESYLNIPAIITAAEMTGCDAIFPGYGFLSENQDFVEICRLHNIKFIGPSVEVMEKMADKSKAKEEMVRAGVPVVPGSTGAVHNVDEGRKVAREIGYPIMAKASAGGGGRGMRLIESEDKFDQLFTAASSEALAAFGDGTMYLERFINNPRHIEVQVVGDSHGNAIHIGERDCSLQRRHQKVIEESPAIILNDETRAKLHAVAVKATKYLNYEGAGTFEFLADDKQNIYFMEMNTRLQVEHPVSEMVSGIDIVELMIKVAEGEEVPPQETIKFRGHAIECRITAEDPNTFLPSPGKITQWMVPGGRNVRVDSHIYTNYIVPPYYDSMIGKLIVWGRDREKAIKIMKRALNEFEVYGIKTTIPFHIKMMGNKDFNNNTYDTKYLEHYKGLGDI from the coding sequence ATGGCAGAAATAAAAAAAATCTTAATAGCTAATAGGGGAGAAATTGTTCAAAGAGCAGTTCGAACTATTAGGGAAATGGGTAAAAAATCAGTTGCAATTTATAGTGCAGGGGATAAAGAAGCTTCATATTTAAAACATGCTGATGAAGCAGTTTGTATTGGTGGTGCTAAATCTAGTGAATCTTATTTAAATATTCCTGCAATTATTACAGCAGCTGAAATGACTGGTTGTGATGCAATTTTCCCAGGGTATGGGTTTTTATCTGAAAATCAAGATTTTGTAGAAATTTGTAGATTACACAATATTAAATTTATTGGTCCTTCTGTTGAAGTAATGGAAAAAATGGCTGATAAATCTAAAGCAAAAGAAGAGATGGTAAGAGCAGGAGTTCCTGTTGTTCCTGGATCTACTGGAGCTGTTCATAATGTGGATGAAGGTAGAAAAGTAGCTCGTGAAATAGGTTATCCAATCATGGCAAAAGCATCTGCTGGTGGTGGTGGTAGAGGTATGAGACTTATTGAATCAGAAGATAAGTTCGACCAACTATTCACAGCAGCTTCAAGTGAAGCCTTAGCAGCTTTTGGTGATGGTACTATGTACTTAGAAAGATTTATCAATAATCCAAGACATATTGAAGTTCAAGTTGTAGGTGATTCTCATGGAAATGCTATTCATATAGGTGAGAGAGATTGTTCACTACAAAGAAGACATCAAAAGGTTATTGAAGAATCTCCTGCAATTATATTAAATGATGAAACTAGAGCAAAACTTCATGCTGTGGCAGTAAAAGCTACTAAATACCTAAATTACGAAGGTGCGGGTACTTTTGAATTTTTAGCAGATGATAAACAAAATATCTATTTTATGGAAATGAATACAAGACTTCAAGTTGAACATCCAGTTTCTGAAATGGTTTCAGGAATTGATATTGTTGAGCTTATGATTAAAGTTGCAGAAGGAGAAGAAGTTCCTCCTCAAGAAACAATTAAATTTAGAGGTCATGCAATTGAGTGCAGAATTACAGCAGAAGATCCAAATACATTTTTACCAAGTCCTGGAAAAATCACCCAATGGATGGTTCCTGGTGGAAGAAATGTAAGAGTTGATTCTCATATTTATACAAATTATATTGTGCCCCCTTATTATGACTCTATGATTGGGAAACTAATTGTTTGGGGAAGAGATAGAGAAAAAGCTATCAAAATTATGAAAAGAGCTTTAAATGAGTTCGAAGTATATGGAATCAAGACAACTATTCCTTTTCATATTAAAATGATGGGAAATAAAGATTTCAATAATAACACTTATGATACAAAATACCTAGAACACTACAAAGGTTTAGGTGATATTTAA
- a CDS encoding DEAD/DEAH box helicase, which yields MTFKDFNFKENLQRAIEDAGFKEPSPIQQDAIPVVLSGKDMVGQAQTGTGKTAAFGLPMINMMNGNSGVEAVVIVPTRELAMQVSDELFRFGKSSGMNTATVYGGQSYNMQLRNIDRASIIVATPGRLIDLLKGKKIDIKPSFVVLDEADEMLDMGFLDDIKEIFTYLPKERQTLLFSATMPPAIKKLAQNILKEPEFITVTKAEMTNSKITQLFYVVDEYERDDALIRLFDFKNPEKSIIFCRTKKEVDRLSTYLVSQGHMAKGLHGDMEQRQREEVIRSFKKGALDVLIATDVAARGLDVNDVSHVFNYHLPFDSESYVHRIGRTGRAGKEGVAISIVTPHEFRMIQKIQHVTGGKMEAKVIPNIDSVKEKKTSTLRGKISEQKVYDSGISLVESLKEEFDLSTIAFKLASILSDATIVKGNNYIGKSEIDIKKLFERLKDDKGDDRNRGGQRRGRFGGGNRNRNGGGGNRSRSGGDRNGGGRRRD from the coding sequence ATGACTTTCAAAGATTTCAATTTTAAAGAAAATTTACAAAGAGCTATTGAAGATGCTGGCTTTAAAGAACCAAGTCCTATTCAACAAGATGCAATTCCTGTAGTTTTAAGCGGTAAAGATATGGTTGGTCAAGCACAAACAGGTACTGGTAAAACAGCAGCATTTGGACTTCCAATGATTAATATGATGAATGGTAACTCTGGCGTTGAAGCTGTAGTTATTGTTCCAACAAGAGAACTTGCAATGCAAGTATCTGATGAATTATTTAGATTCGGTAAAAGTTCAGGAATGAACACAGCAACTGTTTATGGTGGACAATCTTACAATATGCAGTTAAGAAACATTGATAGAGCATCAATTATTGTTGCAACTCCAGGAAGACTAATTGATTTACTAAAAGGTAAAAAGATTGATATAAAACCGTCTTTTGTAGTTTTAGATGAAGCTGATGAGATGTTAGATATGGGATTTCTTGATGATATCAAAGAAATTTTCACTTATTTACCAAAAGAGAGACAAACTCTTCTTTTCTCAGCAACAATGCCTCCTGCAATTAAAAAACTTGCGCAAAATATTTTAAAAGAACCTGAGTTTATTACAGTTACAAAAGCTGAAATGACTAACTCTAAAATTACTCAATTATTTTATGTAGTTGATGAATATGAAAGAGATGATGCTTTAATCAGACTTTTTGATTTCAAAAATCCTGAAAAATCTATCATATTCTGTCGCACTAAAAAGGAAGTTGATAGATTATCAACTTACCTAGTATCTCAGGGACATATGGCTAAAGGTCTTCATGGAGATATGGAACAAAGACAAAGAGAAGAAGTAATTAGATCTTTCAAAAAAGGTGCATTAGATGTTCTTATTGCTACAGATGTTGCTGCAAGAGGATTAGATGTAAATGATGTATCTCACGTATTTAATTATCATTTACCATTTGATTCTGAATCTTATGTACATAGAATTGGAAGAACAGGAAGAGCTGGGAAAGAGGGTGTTGCTATCTCAATTGTAACTCCTCATGAGTTTAGAATGATTCAAAAGATTCAACATGTTACGGGTGGAAAAATGGAAGCAAAAGTTATTCCTAACATTGACTCTGTAAAAGAGAAAAAAACTAGTACTTTAAGAGGTAAAATTTCTGAACAAAAAGTTTATGACTCTGGAATTTCACTTGTTGAAAGTTTAAAAGAAGAGTTTGATTTATCTACGATTGCTTTTAAATTAGCTTCAATTTTATCTGATGCAACTATCGTAAAAGGTAATAATTACATTGGTAAATCAGAAATTGATATCAAAAAACTTTTCGAAAGATTAAAAGACGATAAGGGTGATGATAGAAATAGAGGTGGACAAAGAAGAGGAAGATTTGGCGGAGGTAATCGAAACCGAAATGGTGGAGGTGGTAACCGAAGCAGAAGTGGTGGAGATAGAAACGGTGGAGGAAGAAGAAGAGATTAA
- a CDS encoding inorganic phosphate transporter, whose product MDFNTIKRMDEARDKSLPSFAKLSLALLFIVIVFLWSYSSHEELPNNSFLIIGAVFGAYMAMNIGANDVANNVGPAVGAKAMTLMWAIVIAAIFEALGALVAGGDVVNTIKKGIINPDLIDNPQIFVWAMTAALLSAALWLNFATSIGAPVSTTHSIVGGVMGAGIAAAGFDIVSWETMGKIAASWVISPILGGIIAALFLYFIKKNIMFKDEKLTSAKKFVPLLIAFMTWAFSTYIILKGLKHLIKVDFITALILGFIISIIVFVLVKPMIAKKSSKLLDDRISVNSLFNIPLIFAAALLSFAHGANDVANSIGPLAAINDAVMNATISSKVGIPLWVMAVGAFGIAIGLALYGPRLIKTVGSEITELDQVRAFSIAMAAAITVILASQLGLPVSSTHIAVGGVFGVGFLREWLDSSEEKFLKEIRGKFKKDKSLLDKYQLELSQLAAKDSKSKVDYKRIVELYNLIDEKDERVRLEKKEFKTAKRIKYVKRDAIKKIIAAWIITVPAAAFVSATIFFMIKGMML is encoded by the coding sequence TTGGATTTTAATACCATAAAAAGAATGGATGAAGCAAGAGATAAGTCTCTTCCTAGTTTTGCAAAACTTTCTCTTGCCTTATTATTTATAGTTATTGTATTTTTGTGGAGTTATTCTTCACATGAGGAGTTACCTAATAACAGCTTTTTAATTATTGGTGCTGTATTTGGTGCTTATATGGCAATGAATATTGGTGCAAATGATGTAGCAAATAATGTAGGTCCAGCTGTTGGTGCTAAAGCTATGACTCTTATGTGGGCTATAGTTATTGCAGCAATTTTTGAAGCTCTTGGAGCTTTGGTTGCTGGTGGGGATGTTGTTAATACGATAAAAAAAGGAATTATTAATCCAGATTTAATTGACAATCCTCAAATTTTCGTTTGGGCAATGACTGCTGCTTTATTATCTGCTGCATTATGGCTTAATTTTGCAACATCTATTGGTGCTCCTGTTTCTACTACTCACTCAATCGTTGGTGGAGTTATGGGTGCAGGTATTGCTGCTGCTGGTTTTGACATTGTTTCATGGGAAACAATGGGTAAGATTGCCGCATCTTGGGTTATCTCACCAATATTAGGTGGTATTATTGCTGCATTGTTTTTATATTTTATTAAAAAAAATATCATGTTTAAAGATGAAAAATTAACTTCTGCTAAGAAATTTGTACCTTTACTAATCGCATTTATGACTTGGGCTTTTTCTACATATATCATACTAAAAGGTTTAAAGCATCTTATAAAAGTTGATTTTATTACTGCTTTAATTTTAGGATTTATTATTTCAATTATTGTTTTTGTTCTTGTTAAACCTATGATTGCAAAAAAATCATCTAAATTATTAGATGACAGAATAAGTGTAAATAGTTTGTTTAATATTCCTTTGATTTTTGCTGCTGCATTATTATCTTTTGCTCATGGTGCAAATGATGTTGCAAATTCAATTGGACCCTTAGCTGCTATTAATGATGCTGTTATGAATGCTACCATTTCATCAAAAGTTGGTATTCCCCTATGGGTTATGGCTGTTGGTGCTTTTGGTATTGCCATTGGTTTAGCACTTTATGGACCAAGACTTATTAAAACAGTTGGTTCAGAAATTACTGAACTTGATCAAGTAAGAGCTTTCTCTATTGCAATGGCAGCAGCTATTACTGTTATTCTTGCTTCTCAACTTGGACTTCCAGTTTCTTCTACTCATATCGCAGTTGGAGGAGTTTTTGGTGTTGGTTTTTTAAGAGAATGGTTAGACTCTTCTGAAGAGAAATTCTTAAAAGAAATTAGAGGAAAATTTAAAAAAGACAAGAGTTTATTAGATAAATATCAATTAGAGTTAAGCCAACTTGCGGCTAAAGATTCTAAGTCAAAAGTTGATTATAAAAGAATTGTTGAATTATATAATTTGATTGATGAAAAAGATGAAAGAGTTAGATTAGAGAAAAAAGAGTTCAAAACGGCAAAACGAATTAAATATGTTAAAAGAGATGCAATTAAAAAAATTATTGCAGCTTGGATAATTACTGTTCCTGCTGCTGCATTTGTATCTGCTACTATCTTTTTTATGATAAAAGGTATGATGCTTTAG
- a CDS encoding AEC family transporter — protein MSVATIYLFILIGFVFKKSFKGEVNERTLVLLNLYFLQPLLVFWGLTRAPITEEFLLTPVVSGLSLLLVLVILYLYSLKFFKNDVQDKSIFLASSLVGNTGNLGIPLGIAIFGLQSVPYTSIINIVNVFYMYIFSIYFFTGEKFSIKSSLKAIFKMPAIHVTFIALLFNYYDFHINSDFEKFFTMGAYTAIVMQLIIFGIFMSDVKIKSANWHLALNISLFKHFILPSVGLCVIFLFDLPPLVSAIIFMELFVPLAVNNVNLASLYKCKPVDATFSVLVSSFIFVILTYGYILLINYFFGL, from the coding sequence ATCTCAGTTGCTACTATTTACTTATTTATTTTAATTGGCTTTGTTTTTAAAAAATCTTTTAAAGGTGAAGTAAATGAAAGAACTTTAGTACTGCTAAACTTATATTTTCTTCAACCATTACTTGTATTTTGGGGATTAACAAGAGCTCCTATTACTGAAGAGTTTCTTCTTACTCCTGTAGTTAGTGGGCTATCTCTTTTACTTGTTTTAGTTATTTTATATCTGTATTCTTTAAAGTTTTTTAAAAATGATGTTCAAGACAAATCTATTTTTTTAGCCTCATCTTTAGTGGGAAATACTGGTAATTTAGGTATTCCTTTAGGAATAGCTATTTTTGGTTTACAAAGTGTTCCTTATACTTCTATTATTAATATTGTTAATGTTTTTTATATGTACATTTTTTCTATTTACTTTTTTACGGGAGAGAAGTTTAGTATAAAATCTTCTTTAAAAGCAATTTTTAAAATGCCTGCGATTCATGTTACTTTTATTGCTTTACTATTTAATTATTATGATTTTCATATTAATTCTGATTTTGAAAAATTTTTTACTATGGGAGCATATACTGCAATTGTAATGCAATTGATTATCTTTGGTATATTTATGTCCGATGTGAAAATCAAATCAGCCAATTGGCATTTAGCACTTAATATATCTTTATTTAAGCACTTTATTTTACCTTCTGTTGGTCTTTGTGTTATCTTTTTATTTGATTTACCCCCATTGGTTAGTGCCATTATATTTATGGAATTATTTGTTCCCCTTGCTGTAAATAATGTAAATCTTGCATCTTTATATAAATGTAAACCAGTTGATGCAACTTTTTCTGTTTTGGTTAGTTCTTTTATCTTTGTGATTTTGACTTACGGATATATTTTATTAATAAATTATTTCTTTGGATTATAG
- the asnB gene encoding asparagine synthase (glutamine-hydrolyzing) — MCGILGSNFISNNFDSALSLMNNRGPDYSKVFAHKNYQFGHTRLSIIDVDDEANQPMIFDDILIVFNGEIYNYKELIKSENLLCSTSSDTEVIIRLYQKYGIDFLNKLNGMFSFVIFDLKQEKYFCARDRYGKKPFFYYFKDNKFIFSSSIKSIIKILGFTPKLNKVALSQYLQYFVSLNDMTFYNDINKLEASSYMLLSSNELFIKKYYKINTYKKVVDEKQALNDIEELLFKSVESRLVGDVEVGSLLSGGIDSSFISSLYTNITGKRINTFSVGYSDHISYSELDYASLVSKDINSIHHPLEVSRNDFIDVFDEVIDALEEPHADSAAFPLYCLTKLINKKGIKVVLSGEGSDELFLGYDNYSKFLKYYKFKESLSADQDGFLKDIISALQNNTKESEYLRRVVTDENIYNSFGEIYTTIQKKRLFKRLPTFKQEKAKKDPVDWMSYIDLKIWLGQSLLSKVDRISMANSIEVRTPFLDFRLVDYLFSVDTKLKTGDTNKYLLKKIASKYIPEKIINRTKKGFNSPYNEWIFNSHGEDLLKTILNVNYQTNLFNEDYVIMIYNLAKKNKFKQHFWSLYIFSYWFNKNYLI, encoded by the coding sequence ATGTGTGGTATATTAGGTTCTAATTTTATTTCGAATAATTTTGATAGTGCTTTATCTCTTATGAATAATAGAGGTCCAGATTATTCTAAGGTTTTTGCTCACAAAAACTATCAATTTGGTCATACAAGATTGTCTATAATTGATGTGGATGATGAAGCCAATCAGCCTATGATATTTGATGATATTTTGATTGTTTTCAATGGTGAGATATATAACTATAAAGAGTTAATTAAAAGTGAAAATCTTCTTTGTAGTACATCATCTGATACAGAAGTTATAATAAGATTATATCAGAAGTATGGAATTGATTTTTTAAATAAATTAAATGGCATGTTCTCCTTCGTAATTTTTGATTTAAAACAAGAAAAATACTTTTGTGCTAGGGATAGATATGGGAAGAAACCATTCTTTTATTATTTCAAAGATAATAAATTTATCTTCTCTTCTTCTATTAAATCTATAATAAAAATATTAGGTTTTACTCCCAAATTAAATAAAGTTGCTTTATCTCAATATTTGCAATATTTTGTTTCATTAAATGATATGACTTTTTATAATGATATTAATAAATTAGAAGCCTCTTCTTATATGCTTCTTTCTAGTAATGAATTATTTATAAAAAAATATTACAAAATCAATACTTACAAAAAAGTTGTTGATGAGAAACAAGCTTTAAATGATATAGAAGAGCTTTTATTTAAAAGTGTTGAATCAAGACTTGTAGGTGATGTGGAAGTAGGGAGCTTATTAAGTGGAGGAATTGATAGTTCATTTATATCTTCTTTGTATACAAATATCACAGGAAAGCGTATCAATACTTTCTCTGTAGGATATAGTGACCATATAAGCTATTCTGAGCTTGATTATGCTTCTTTAGTATCAAAAGATATTAATTCTATACATCATCCCTTAGAGGTATCTAGAAATGACTTTATTGATGTCTTTGATGAAGTTATTGATGCCCTAGAAGAACCCCATGCTGATAGTGCTGCTTTCCCTTTATATTGTCTTACAAAACTAATTAATAAAAAAGGAATAAAAGTTGTTTTAAGCGGTGAGGGTAGTGATGAACTTTTTTTAGGATATGATAATTATTCAAAATTTCTAAAATACTATAAGTTTAAAGAGTCTTTATCAGCTGATCAAGATGGATTTTTAAAAGATATTATCTCCGCTTTGCAAAACAATACTAAAGAGAGTGAATACTTACGAAGAGTGGTTACTGATGAAAATATTTACAACTCTTTTGGTGAGATATATACTACTATACAAAAAAAACGTTTATTTAAACGACTTCCTACTTTCAAACAAGAAAAAGCAAAAAAAGATCCTGTTGATTGGATGAGTTATATTGATCTCAAAATTTGGTTAGGTCAGTCATTACTTTCTAAAGTTGATAGAATTTCCATGGCAAACTCTATTGAGGTAAGAACACCGTTTTTAGATTTTAGGTTAGTTGATTATTTATTTAGTGTTGATACTAAATTAAAAACTGGAGATACAAATAAATATTTGTTAAAAAAGATTGCTAGTAAATATATTCCAGAAAAAATTATCAATAGAACTAAAAAAGGATTTAACTCTCCATATAATGAATGGATTTTTAATAGTCATGGTGAAGACTTATTAAAAACTATTCTTAATGTTAATTATCAAACAAATTTATTCAATGAAGATTATGTTATTATGATTTATAATCTTGCTAAAAAGAATAAATTCAAACAACATTTTTGGTCTTTGTATATTTTTTCTTACTGGTTCAACAAAAATTATCTTATTTAA
- a CDS encoding ribbon-helix-helix domain-containing protein, with amino-acid sequence MEKRKVGRPIQKIGRVKIGMSIDGKTNDYLTELSINSGKTKSKIIEESIALYYENNKELQDKIILANKMKDDPYFHFRDVLKKSLDK; translated from the coding sequence ATGGAAAAAAGAAAAGTTGGAAGACCAATTCAAAAAATTGGTCGTGTAAAGATAGGAATGTCAATCGATGGTAAAACTAATGATTATTTGACAGAATTAAGTATAAATAGTGGCAAAACTAAAAGCAAAATTATAGAAGAATCTATTGCTTTGTATTATGAAAATAATAAAGAATTACAAGATAAAATTATATTAGCTAATAAGATGAAAGATGATCCTTATTTCCATTTTAGAGATGTTTTAAAAAAATCTTTAGACAAATAA
- a CDS encoding succinate dehydrogenase/fumarate reductase iron-sulfur subunit, translated as MNISINRLKDKEKYIEEYKINKENITALEALEYIKENIDSTLTYRSGCKSGICGSCSILINDKEVLACKCKLYENITVKPLKNSTIIKDLVVDLEQTGKLLTKSKAFIEEFQESAIKKEDEKLIDLQSNCILCQNCYSSCPVYGVNKDFLGPFALTRVLRYVNDKKEANKAQKLDAIQVNGIWDCTLCGNCTISCPQFIDSKTDIMNLRMKSIQNGYSDPTIQSNDFLNEFNNYNDFDTGFNPNSF; from the coding sequence ATGAATATAAGTATAAATAGATTAAAAGATAAAGAAAAGTATATAGAAGAATATAAAATTAATAAAGAGAATATTACTGCTCTTGAAGCATTAGAATATATAAAAGAAAACATAGATTCAACCTTAACATATAGAAGTGGATGTAAAAGTGGAATTTGTGGTTCATGTAGTATTTTAATAAATGACAAAGAAGTCCTAGCCTGTAAGTGCAAATTATATGAGAATATCACCGTAAAACCCCTAAAAAACAGCACTATTATAAAAGATTTGGTTGTAGATTTAGAGCAAACTGGAAAACTTTTAACTAAAAGTAAGGCTTTTATAGAAGAATTCCAAGAAAGTGCTATAAAAAAAGAAGATGAAAAACTAATAGACTTGCAAAGTAACTGTATTTTATGTCAAAACTGTTATAGTTCATGTCCTGTATATGGGGTAAATAAGGACTTTCTAGGACCATTTGCCCTTACAAGAGTACTTAGATATGTAAATGATAAAAAAGAAGCGAACAAAGCCCAAAAACTCGATGCTATTCAAGTAAATGGAATCTGGGATTGTACCTTATGTGGAAATTGTACAATTTCTTGTCCTCAATTTATAGATTCTAAAACTGACATTATGAATCTAAGAATGAAGTCGATTCAAAATGGATATTCAGATCCAACAATTCAAAGTAATGATTTCTTAAATGAGTTCAATAATTATAATGATTTTGATACTGGATTTAATCCAAATTCTTTTTAA
- a CDS encoding FAD-dependent oxidoreductase, whose translation MYDVIIIGSGGAGLSAALSAKEKTNKVLVISKTYPTHSQTVQAQGGINCVLDYENDSISNHLTDTYKSSKQLGNIKTIKKMCESAQETITWLDRLGVPFSRDTSGNIAQRYFGGTKAKRTCYSSDYTGLKIIHTLYDNCIKKDIEFLNEHSLIDLIIKNKKYLGINVFNLLNGEEISLYSKTLIIATGGYGNIYSTHTTNSISTTGDGLAIAFKHGIKLSNLEFIQFHPTALKGTNTLISESARAEGAFLIDDEGKRFVDELTTRDEVARAIKKKIDNGENVYLDMRHININIIKEKMPQEKKLIKDIMNLDLHKDLIPIVPAVHYTMGGILTNVSCETSIKDIFACGEVAQNNTHGANRLGGNSLLEIITFGKIAGSNAAEISLKKEIAIPKNIASNTINSILKKKIGKSIYKIKNELSEAMFAYAGLYRTENDLDKLNLLIEKFEKEYKDSGIENKSKRYNKNIIDYIELGNLLLLSKLVCQSALKRKESRGSHFRKDYEQINKEYQKISTFQNIKGKSEFKLEEPL comes from the coding sequence ATGTATGATGTAATAATTATTGGTTCTGGTGGTGCTGGATTAAGTGCAGCATTAAGTGCTAAAGAAAAAACAAATAAAGTACTTGTTATATCAAAAACCTACCCTACTCATTCTCAAACAGTGCAAGCACAAGGTGGAATAAATTGTGTTTTAGATTATGAAAATGATTCAATTTCTAACCACCTGACTGATACTTACAAATCATCAAAACAATTAGGCAATATTAAAACCATAAAAAAGATGTGTGAAAGTGCTCAAGAAACTATAACTTGGTTAGATAGATTAGGAGTACCATTTTCAAGAGATACAAGTGGGAACATAGCACAAAGATATTTTGGTGGAACAAAGGCAAAAAGAACTTGCTATTCTTCTGATTACACTGGTCTTAAAATTATTCATACTTTATATGATAATTGTATTAAAAAGGATATTGAGTTTTTAAATGAACACTCTCTTATTGATCTAATTATAAAAAATAAAAAGTACCTAGGTATAAATGTTTTTAACCTATTAAATGGTGAAGAAATTAGTTTATACTCCAAGACTCTCATAATTGCAACAGGAGGCTATGGGAATATATATTCGACTCATACAACAAATAGTATTTCAACTACAGGTGATGGGCTTGCAATAGCTTTTAAACATGGAATTAAGCTATCAAATCTAGAATTCATACAATTTCACCCTACTGCACTAAAAGGCACTAATACTTTAATTAGTGAAAGTGCTAGAGCAGAAGGTGCTTTTTTGATTGATGATGAAGGCAAAAGATTTGTTGATGAATTAACAACAAGGGATGAAGTCGCAAGAGCAATTAAGAAAAAAATTGATAATGGTGAAAATGTTTATTTAGATATGCGCCATATAAATATTAATATAATAAAAGAGAAAATGCCCCAAGAGAAAAAACTAATAAAAGATATTATGAATCTAGATCTTCATAAAGATTTGATTCCTATTGTTCCTGCTGTACACTATACAATGGGTGGTATTTTAACCAATGTTTCATGTGAAACATCAATAAAAGATATCTTTGCCTGTGGAGAAGTAGCACAAAATAATACACACGGTGCAAATAGGTTAGGAGGAAACTCACTATTAGAAATTATAACTTTTGGTAAAATAGCTGGAAGTAATGCTGCTGAAATATCCTTGAAAAAAGAGATAGCAATTCCTAAGAACATAGCATCCAATACAATAAATTCAATACTAAAAAAAAAGATTGGAAAATCTATTTATAAAATAAAAAATGAGCTAAGTGAAGCAATGTTTGCTTATGCAGGATTATATAGAACAGAAAATGATTTAGATAAACTTAATCTTTTGATTGAAAAGTTTGAAAAAGAATACAAAGACAGTGGAATAGAAAATAAAAGCAAGAGATACAACAAAAATATTATTGATTATATTGAATTAGGTAATTTATTACTTTTATCAAAACTTGTATGTCAATCTGCTCTAAAAAGAAAAGAGTCTAGAGGTTCACATTTTAGAAAAGACTATGAACAAATCAATAAAGAATATCAAAAGATATCAACCTTTCAAAATATTAAAGGTAAGTCTGAATTTAAGCTTGAGGAACCACTATGA